From uncultured Flavobacterium sp., the proteins below share one genomic window:
- a CDS encoding DUF294 nucleotidyltransferase-like domain-containing protein — translation MKNTISQRVADFLKNYPPFNFLHSKDLEKLSEQISIVYKDKDAVIFAENDQTHDSFYVVHKGAVALKKSTKNTVLDMCDEGDIFGLRPLLAQENYIMEAVAHEETILYAIPIAIFKPYALENRNIGNFLIESYASNTRNPYSEIHKDKLYGDDDLLNENRHSGNDSFDLTPIKYSKKIVTCSPSTTVKEIARIMSTKKVGAILIVDEMLPIGILTDKDLRNKIVTGDFPITTTAETIMTRPVITYPKKMTVTEAQMAMMKSNISHLCLTKDGTVNTKAVGILSKHDVMVALGNNPAVLIKALKRAKKAKEIKPVRNRIMQLLQGYLDQNIPMTLIAKIITELNEACTTRVIEICLEKMSSPPPVKFAWLALGSQGRGEQMLHTDQDNAIVYENVNEVFRDETRIYFLKFAALVNKGLFDIGYDYCPAEMMASNPKWCMSLDDWKNQVHHWITNPGKNEVLLSFIFFDYSRTYGDAEIVSQLSDSIFENVKANPIFYMHLVSGALQSPSPTGFFRQFLVEQDGANKDNFDIKRRALMPLTDAARVLILSHSVKSISNTAERFEKLAELEPNNSELYLSCSYSFKALLKFRTKQGLLHHDSGQFIALESLSKMEKIKLKRTFKTIKELQELISVRFNISNLV, via the coding sequence ATGAAAAATACCATTTCGCAAAGAGTTGCCGATTTTCTAAAAAACTATCCGCCATTTAATTTCCTGCATTCAAAGGATCTTGAAAAACTTTCAGAGCAAATTTCTATTGTTTACAAAGATAAAGACGCCGTTATTTTTGCCGAAAATGATCAAACACATGATTCATTTTATGTGGTTCACAAAGGTGCAGTTGCGCTAAAGAAAAGCACAAAAAATACAGTTTTGGATATGTGTGACGAAGGTGATATTTTTGGATTGCGTCCGCTTTTGGCACAGGAAAATTATATTATGGAAGCTGTGGCGCATGAAGAAACTATTTTATATGCGATTCCTATTGCCATTTTCAAACCTTATGCCTTAGAAAATAGAAATATTGGAAATTTCCTGATCGAAAGTTACGCTTCAAATACCAGAAATCCGTATTCAGAGATTCACAAAGATAAATTGTATGGCGATGACGATTTACTGAATGAAAACCGTCATTCCGGCAATGATTCATTTGACTTAACTCCAATTAAGTATTCTAAAAAAATTGTGACCTGCAGTCCGTCAACAACAGTTAAGGAAATTGCAAGGATTATGAGTACGAAAAAAGTCGGAGCTATATTAATCGTAGATGAAATGCTGCCTATTGGTATTTTGACTGATAAAGATCTTCGTAATAAAATTGTTACGGGCGATTTTCCGATAACAACTACTGCCGAAACCATAATGACAAGACCTGTTATTACGTATCCTAAAAAAATGACAGTTACCGAGGCACAAATGGCAATGATGAAAAGCAATATCAGTCATTTATGTCTTACCAAAGATGGGACTGTTAATACCAAAGCAGTTGGCATTTTATCGAAACACGACGTAATGGTGGCTTTAGGAAATAATCCCGCTGTTTTAATTAAAGCTTTGAAAAGAGCTAAAAAAGCAAAGGAAATAAAACCGGTCAGAAACCGAATTATGCAATTGCTTCAGGGATATCTGGATCAAAATATTCCGATGACTTTGATTGCTAAAATCATAACAGAACTGAATGAAGCCTGTACCACACGCGTTATCGAAATTTGCTTAGAAAAAATGAGTAGTCCGCCACCAGTTAAGTTTGCATGGCTGGCGCTTGGAAGTCAGGGCCGAGGCGAACAAATGCTACATACAGATCAGGATAATGCGATTGTCTATGAAAATGTAAATGAAGTTTTTAGAGATGAAACACGAATATATTTTTTAAAATTTGCTGCACTTGTCAATAAAGGGCTTTTTGATATTGGTTACGATTACTGTCCTGCCGAAATGATGGCCTCTAACCCCAAATGGTGTATGAGTCTTGACGATTGGAAAAACCAAGTGCATCATTGGATTACGAATCCGGGAAAAAATGAAGTTTTACTTTCTTTTATTTTCTTTGATTACAGTAGGACTTATGGAGATGCTGAAATAGTTAGTCAATTATCAGATTCAATTTTTGAAAACGTAAAAGCAAATCCTATTTTTTATATGCATTTAGTAAGCGGTGCTTTGCAAAGCCCGTCGCCAACAGGATTTTTTAGACAATTTTTAGTTGAACAAGACGGAGCCAATAAAGACAATTTTGATATTAAAAGAAGGGCTTTAATGCCTTTAACGGATGCGGCGCGTGTTTTAATTTTATCGCATTCAGTTAAATCAATCAGTAATACTGCAGAACGTTTTGAAAAACTGGCAGAACTGGAACCAAATAATAGCGAGTTGTATTTATCGTGTTCTTATTCGTTTAAAGCTTTATTGAAATTCAGAACAAAGCAGGGACTTTTACATCACGATTCGGGACAGTTTATCGCTTTGGAATCTTTATCTAAAATGGAAAAAATCAAGCTGAAACGAACTTTCAAAACGATTAAAGAGCTTCAGGAACTTATTTCGGTTCGTTTCAATATTTCAAATTTGGTATAA
- a CDS encoding 3'-5' exonuclease — MDLFNFWKKEENLFDENITIEETRFVVLDTETTGFDYENDRILCIGALVLQNGIISVQNSFEIYLQQDHYDKSTAQIHGILRDFIIKRPSELEALEQFLSFLGDSIIIAHHTIFDVTMINRALERNNLPQLTNKTLDTAYLHKKTLIKSHLFERKDHYTLDDLADKFDISKKDRHTALGDAYITAIAFLKIVKKLREKKAISLNSLFKY; from the coding sequence ATGGATTTATTTAATTTTTGGAAAAAAGAAGAAAATCTCTTCGATGAAAATATTACTATCGAAGAAACCCGATTTGTTGTTCTGGATACTGAAACGACAGGATTTGATTATGAAAATGATCGCATTTTATGTATTGGCGCTCTGGTTCTTCAAAACGGAATAATCTCGGTTCAAAATAGTTTTGAGATTTATCTGCAACAAGATCATTATGATAAATCTACAGCCCAGATTCATGGAATTTTGAGAGATTTTATTATTAAACGTCCTTCTGAATTAGAGGCTTTAGAACAATTTTTATCTTTTCTTGGAGATTCAATTATTATTGCACATCACACCATTTTTGATGTTACAATGATTAATAGAGCTTTAGAAAGAAATAATCTTCCTCAACTTACCAACAAAACTTTAGATACAGCTTATTTGCATAAAAAGACTTTGATTAAGTCTCACTTATTCGAACGAAAAGACCACTATACTCTAGATGATCTTGCAGATAAATTTGACATTTCTAAAAAAGACCGACATACTGCTTTGGGTGACGCTTATATAACGGCAATTGCATTTTTAAAAATTGTGAAGAAGTTGAGAGAGAAAAAAGCAATTAGCTTGAATTCTCTGTTTAAGTATTAG
- a CDS encoding DNA gyrase/topoisomerase IV subunit A — MKDEEDDNIIPNDDENNSEENQLDDNQAGDDDEIIDVDAKHFEGQHFYENQEEEGQDTITKVTGMYKDWFLDYASYVILERAVPAIEDGFKPVQRRIMHSLKELDDGRYNKVANVVGHTMQYHPHGDASIGDAMVQIGQKDLLIDCQGNWGNILTGDGAAASRYIEARLSKFALEVLYSPKITDWGVSYDGRRAEPNNLPVKFPLLLAQGAEGIAVGLSTKVLPHNFNELIDASIKILKGKAFTLYPDFMTQGIADVSNYNDGLRGGRVRVRAKIAQLDKNTLVITQIPFSTNTTTLIDSILKANEKGKIKIKKIEDNTAADVEILIHLFPGVSPDKTIDALFAFTACETSVAPLGCVIEDNKPLFIGVSEMLKISTHRTVDLLRQELEIQLEELKNKWHFSTLEKIFIREEMYIDFKLYSDRESLYKYLYDRFEPFKKSFVREINDEDLQRLTQIPMIRITRFDSDKADDFIAKLEAEMKEVEYNLENLTDFAIAYFTKLKEKYGKGRERQTELRVFDNVEATKVVLRNTKLYVNREEGFVGTSLKKDEYLTDCSDIDDVIVFLRDGKMLVTKVDAKTFVGKDIIHVAIFDKSDKRTIYNMIYRDGKSGPSYIKRFNVSGVTRDKPYDLTNETAGSQVVYFSHNPNGEAEVITILLRQIGTIKKLKFDIDFAKLAIKGRASKGNLVTKYPIKKIELKEKGISTLLPRKVWFDDTVKRLNVDARGELLGEFKPSDKILIINQTGKLKVIIPELSTHFDEDMIILEKFNPKKPVSAIYYDGEKERYYLKRFLVETDKEESFITDHPNSQLEIVSTDYRPVAQLVYAKVKGVQKEDLHIDVEDFIAIKGLKALGNQLTTEKLKQVNLLDPLPYEEPVEEVPETPEFTDDDSVETELDDDGQIGLVLE; from the coding sequence ATGAAAGACGAAGAAGACGATAACATAATTCCAAACGACGACGAGAATAATTCTGAAGAAAATCAGCTTGACGACAATCAGGCTGGAGATGATGATGAAATTATCGATGTAGATGCTAAACATTTTGAAGGACAGCATTTTTACGAAAATCAAGAAGAAGAGGGACAGGACACGATTACGAAAGTAACCGGTATGTACAAAGACTGGTTCTTAGATTATGCTTCGTACGTAATTCTGGAGCGTGCTGTTCCGGCGATCGAAGATGGTTTTAAACCAGTTCAGCGTCGTATTATGCACTCTTTAAAAGAGTTGGATGATGGTCGTTATAATAAAGTTGCCAATGTTGTAGGACACACTATGCAGTATCACCCACACGGAGATGCGAGTATTGGTGATGCAATGGTGCAAATTGGTCAAAAAGATTTATTGATTGATTGCCAAGGAAACTGGGGAAATATTTTAACAGGCGATGGAGCTGCGGCTTCTCGTTACATTGAGGCACGTTTATCTAAATTTGCTTTGGAGGTTTTGTATTCTCCAAAAATTACCGATTGGGGCGTTTCGTATGACGGTCGTCGTGCAGAACCAAACAATCTTCCGGTAAAGTTTCCGTTGCTATTGGCACAAGGAGCAGAGGGAATCGCAGTTGGTCTTTCGACTAAAGTTCTTCCTCACAACTTTAATGAATTGATTGATGCATCTATCAAAATTCTAAAAGGAAAAGCTTTTACCTTATATCCTGATTTCATGACGCAAGGTATTGCCGATGTGTCAAATTATAATGACGGGTTACGTGGCGGACGTGTGCGTGTGCGTGCTAAAATTGCACAATTAGACAAAAATACATTGGTGATTACACAAATTCCGTTTTCAACCAATACAACGACTTTGATTGACAGTATTTTGAAAGCCAATGAAAAAGGTAAAATCAAAATCAAGAAAATTGAAGACAATACTGCTGCTGATGTAGAGATTTTAATTCATCTTTTCCCGGGTGTTTCTCCAGACAAAACAATAGACGCTTTGTTTGCTTTTACAGCTTGCGAAACTTCGGTAGCACCTTTAGGTTGTGTTATTGAAGATAACAAACCTTTGTTTATTGGAGTTTCTGAAATGTTGAAAATTTCAACACACAGAACCGTTGATTTACTTCGTCAGGAATTAGAAATTCAATTAGAAGAATTAAAAAATAAATGGCATTTCTCAACATTAGAGAAAATCTTCATTCGTGAAGAAATGTACATTGATTTCAAATTGTATTCAGATAGAGAATCCCTTTATAAATATTTGTACGACAGATTTGAGCCTTTCAAAAAATCATTTGTTAGAGAAATTAACGATGAGGATTTGCAAAGATTAACTCAGATTCCAATGATTCGTATTACACGTTTTGACTCTGATAAAGCCGATGATTTTATCGCTAAGTTAGAAGCCGAAATGAAGGAAGTAGAGTATAATTTAGAAAATCTAACTGATTTTGCGATTGCTTACTTTACTAAATTAAAGGAGAAATACGGAAAAGGCCGCGAGCGCCAAACAGAACTTCGTGTTTTTGATAATGTTGAGGCTACAAAAGTAGTTTTACGTAACACAAAACTTTATGTAAACCGTGAAGAAGGTTTTGTTGGAACAAGCTTGAAAAAAGATGAATACCTTACGGATTGTTCGGATATTGATGATGTTATTGTGTTTTTACGTGACGGAAAAATGCTTGTAACAAAAGTAGACGCTAAAACATTTGTGGGTAAAGATATTATTCACGTTGCGATTTTTGACAAGAGCGATAAACGTACGATTTACAACATGATTTATCGTGACGGAAAATCGGGCCCTTCATATATCAAACGTTTTAATGTTTCGGGAGTAACACGTGATAAACCTTATGATTTAACGAATGAAACGGCAGGTTCTCAAGTCGTTTATTTTTCACATAATCCAAATGGAGAAGCTGAGGTAATAACAATTTTATTACGCCAGATTGGAACTATCAAAAAATTGAAATTTGATATCGATTTTGCCAAATTAGCAATCAAAGGACGTGCTTCAAAAGGAAATTTAGTTACTAAATATCCAATCAAGAAAATCGAATTAAAAGAGAAAGGAATTTCGACTTTATTGCCAAGAAAAGTTTGGTTTGATGATACTGTAAAACGTCTAAACGTTGATGCAAGAGGAGAATTATTAGGCGAATTTAAACCAAGTGATAAAATCTTGATCATTAATCAAACCGGTAAATTGAAGGTTATTATTCCTGAATTATCAACCCATTTTGATGAGGATATGATTATCCTGGAGAAATTTAATCCTAAAAAACCAGTTTCGGCGATTTATTATGATGGAGAAAAAGAGCGATATTATTTGAAACGCTTTCTGGTTGAAACAGATAAAGAGGAAAGTTTTATAACTGACCACCCAAATTCTCAATTAGAAATTGTATCAACAGATTATCGTCCGGTAGCACAATTGGTTTATGCAAAAGTAAAAGGAGTTCAAAAGGAAGATTTACATATCGATGTAGAGGATTTTATTGCTATAAAAGGGCTTAAAGCATTAGGAAATCAACTAACAACTGAAAAGTTAAAACAAGTTAATCTTTTAGATCCTTTGCCTTATGAAGAACCTGTGGAAGAAGTTCCGGAAACACCGGAATTTACAGATGATGATTCGGTGGAAACAGAATTAGACGATGATGGACAAATAGGACTCGTTTTAGAGTAA
- a CDS encoding DNA topoisomerase IV subunit B — protein sequence MLEQNQYTEDNIRSLDWKEHIRMRPGMYIGKLGDGSSPDDGIYILLKEVLDNCIDEFVMGSGKTIEVTIKDKTVSVRDYGRGIPLGKVVDVVSKMNTGGKYDSKAFQKSVGLNGVGTKAVNALSNYFRVESVRDDKQKGAEFSAGNLVLEEDIVDTTKRKGTKVTFTPDETIFKNYKFRMEYVIKMVKNYCYLNNGLTIIFNGEKYISENGLRDLLEETISEEDLEYPIIHLKDHDIEIALTHSKTQYSEEYHSFVNGQNTTQGGTHLAAYREAIVKTIREFYNKNFEASDVRKSIVSAISIKVMEPVFESQTKTKLGSTDMGSDDGTPPVSVRTFVNDFIKNKLDNYLHKNPPTAEALLRKILQAERERKELSGIRKLATDRAKKANLHNKKLRDCRAHLPDTKNPRNLESTLFITEGDSASGSITKSRDVNTQAVFSLRGKPLNSYGMSKKIVYENEEFNLLQAALDIEDGLEKLRYNNIVIATDADVDGMHIRLLLITFFLQFFPELIKEGHLYILQTPLFRVRNKKETIYCYSEEERRDAIEKLKPKPEITRFKGLGEISPDEFKNFIGETIRLDPIMMDKNTSIEQLLSFYMGKNTPDRQEFIIKNLKVELDVVEEEV from the coding sequence ATGCTAGAGCAAAATCAATATACCGAAGATAATATTCGATCACTCGATTGGAAAGAACATATCCGTATGCGTCCCGGAATGTATATCGGAAAATTGGGAGATGGATCTTCGCCGGATGATGGTATTTATATTCTGTTAAAAGAGGTTTTAGATAACTGTATCGATGAGTTTGTAATGGGCTCCGGAAAAACTATTGAGGTGACAATCAAAGATAAAACGGTTTCAGTTCGTGATTACGGACGTGGAATTCCGTTAGGAAAAGTGGTTGATGTTGTTTCGAAAATGAACACAGGAGGAAAGTACGATTCTAAAGCTTTCCAGAAATCAGTAGGTTTAAATGGTGTCGGAACAAAAGCAGTAAATGCTTTGTCTAACTATTTTCGTGTAGAATCTGTTCGTGATGATAAACAAAAAGGAGCAGAGTTTTCAGCAGGAAATCTGGTTCTTGAAGAAGATATAGTTGATACAACAAAGCGAAAAGGAACAAAAGTAACTTTTACGCCAGATGAAACCATCTTTAAAAATTACAAATTCCGTATGGAATATGTGATTAAAATGGTCAAAAACTATTGTTATCTAAACAATGGTTTAACGATTATTTTTAACGGAGAAAAATATATTTCTGAGAATGGTCTTCGTGATTTATTAGAAGAAACAATCAGCGAAGAAGATCTTGAATATCCAATTATTCACCTGAAAGATCATGATATCGAAATCGCTTTAACACATAGTAAAACGCAATACAGCGAAGAATATCACTCTTTTGTCAACGGTCAGAATACCACGCAAGGAGGAACGCACTTAGCTGCTTATAGAGAAGCAATTGTAAAAACCATTCGTGAGTTTTACAACAAAAACTTTGAAGCATCTGACGTTCGTAAATCGATTGTGAGTGCGATTAGTATTAAGGTGATGGAACCGGTTTTTGAATCGCAGACCAAAACCAAATTAGGTTCTACAGATATGGGTTCAGATGACGGAACTCCACCGGTTTCTGTACGTACGTTTGTAAACGATTTTATCAAGAATAAATTAGACAATTACTTACATAAAAACCCTCCAACTGCAGAAGCATTATTGCGTAAAATATTGCAAGCCGAAAGAGAGCGTAAAGAATTATCGGGAATTAGAAAACTGGCGACAGATCGCGCTAAAAAAGCCAATCTTCATAATAAAAAATTAAGAGATTGTCGTGCGCATCTTCCGGATACTAAAAATCCAAGAAACTTAGAAAGCACGCTTTTTATTACTGAGGGAGATTCGGCTTCCGGATCTATCACTAAATCGCGTGATGTGAATACACAAGCGGTTTTCAGTTTACGTGGTAAGCCTTTGAATTCATACGGAATGAGCAAGAAAATTGTGTATGAAAATGAGGAATTCAACTTGCTTCAGGCAGCTTTAGATATCGAAGACGGACTGGAAAAACTACGTTACAACAACATCGTAATCGCAACCGATGCTGATGTCGACGGAATGCACATTCGTTTGTTGTTAATTACTTTCTTTTTGCAGTTTTTCCCTGAATTAATCAAGGAAGGACATTTGTATATTTTGCAAACACCACTTTTCAGGGTTCGAAACAAGAAAGAAACCATCTATTGTTATTCTGAAGAAGAAAGAAGAGATGCCATCGAAAAATTAAAACCAAAACCGGAAATCACCCGATTTAAAGGTTTGGGAGAGATTTCGCCAGATGAGTTCAAGAATTTCATTGGAGAAACGATTCGCCTTGATCCAATTATGATGGATAAAAACACTTCGATTGAGCAATTGTTGTCTTTCTATATGGGAAAAAACACTCCGGACAGACAAGAATTTATCATCAAGAATTTGAAGGTGGAGTTGGATGTGGTTGAAGAGGAAGTTTAG
- the pncB gene encoding nicotinate phosphoribosyltransferase has translation METTFLKSILDNDFYKFTMQHTVIKLFPKARVRYGFINRGKHVFPEGFADLLRKSVDAMADLRLTKEEKLYLSHHCPYLDPTYFDFLQGYIYDPSEVQISQEGSDIKVTVEGYWYRTILWEVPLMALISELFYKSNHLIRLNDEAVKELTKNKIDNYNKLGVSILEFGTRRRHSYDVHVLINDTLRNFGAESFIGTSNVHFAMVNNKRPLGTHAHEWFMFHAAQYGFKMANLMSLEHWTQVYGGDLGIALTDTYTTEIFFSQFDKKYSKLFDGVRHDSGDPIEFAQKVISHYNKMGIDPQSKVIVFSDSLNYDKVKNIADFCKDKIKMSFGVGTNFTNDVGLPSMNMVIKLTEVKLENRHWEGVVKLSDEKNKNTGTPEMIDLAREVLGIK, from the coding sequence ATGGAAACAACTTTCCTGAAATCAATTTTAGACAATGATTTCTATAAATTTACGATGCAGCATACCGTAATAAAACTTTTTCCAAAGGCAAGAGTTCGCTACGGTTTTATAAATAGAGGCAAACATGTTTTTCCGGAGGGTTTTGCTGATTTACTTCGAAAATCGGTTGATGCCATGGCTGACTTGCGATTAACAAAAGAAGAAAAACTCTATTTATCACATCATTGTCCTTATTTAGATCCTACATATTTTGATTTTTTGCAAGGTTATATTTATGATCCGTCAGAAGTTCAAATCAGTCAGGAAGGGTCTGATATAAAAGTTACTGTTGAGGGTTATTGGTATCGTACAATTTTATGGGAAGTGCCGTTGATGGCATTAATTTCGGAACTTTTTTATAAGTCCAATCATTTAATTCGTTTAAACGATGAAGCTGTAAAAGAGCTTACCAAAAACAAAATTGATAACTATAATAAGCTTGGAGTTTCGATTTTAGAATTTGGAACAAGACGTCGTCATTCTTACGATGTGCATGTTTTGATAAATGATACGTTACGAAATTTTGGTGCTGAAAGTTTTATAGGTACCAGTAATGTTCATTTTGCGATGGTCAATAACAAACGACCTTTAGGAACACATGCACATGAATGGTTCATGTTTCATGCTGCGCAATATGGTTTCAAAATGGCCAATTTAATGAGTCTTGAACATTGGACACAAGTTTATGGCGGTGATCTGGGTATTGCTTTGACAGATACTTATACTACTGAAATTTTCTTCAGCCAATTTGATAAAAAATACTCTAAACTTTTTGATGGAGTACGTCATGATAGCGGAGATCCAATTGAGTTTGCGCAAAAAGTAATTTCTCATTATAATAAAATGGGGATTGATCCACAATCTAAAGTGATTGTTTTCTCAGATTCTCTAAATTATGATAAAGTAAAAAACATAGCCGATTTTTGTAAAGATAAAATCAAAATGTCATTTGGAGTTGGAACCAATTTTACCAATGATGTAGGCTTGCCATCAATGAATATGGTTATAAAATTGACCGAAGTTAAACTTGAGAATAGACATTGGGAGGGAGTTGTAAAGCTTTCTGATGAGAAGAATAAAAATACGGGAACACCCGAAATGATTGATTTGGCAAGAGAAGTACTGGGAATCAAATAG
- a CDS encoding transglutaminase domain-containing protein, protein MTLKKIAFIFLFLNFIFPHSSYSQKYDAIDNIVRKYPKHFDSTESLAERIEKDFASEHDKARAIYSWIALNIKYDYKSYLNPPKSTRFSYRNEAEKQKQIEALKDKTWQKAFDSQKAVCEGFTLLYQHLAFLVGLKSEVIHGDSKRLLSDVGRQNSQSNHAWNTVQIDRKWILVDVTWGQGYYDGNKKMMVNYFNSVYFDTDPKYFFAKHFPDSGVYLNEKLSKDDFLNGPLIFDATIEGDYDILSPNSGIIEANDGDKITFRIKNISKADTFFYLKRGQPAKVENPKEVRGSLEFQITYDKKMGDYITFFLYQNSIASFKIVPK, encoded by the coding sequence ATTTTATTTTTCCGCATTCGTCGTATTCACAAAAGTACGATGCGATTGATAATATTGTACGGAAATACCCCAAACATTTTGATTCTACAGAAAGTCTGGCTGAGAGAATCGAAAAAGATTTTGCGAGTGAGCATGACAAAGCAAGAGCAATTTACAGCTGGATTGCTTTGAATATAAAGTATGACTATAAATCGTATCTGAATCCTCCAAAATCAACAAGATTTAGCTACAGAAACGAAGCTGAAAAACAGAAACAAATAGAAGCATTAAAGGATAAAACATGGCAAAAAGCCTTTGATTCTCAAAAAGCAGTTTGCGAAGGATTTACACTTTTATATCAGCATTTAGCATTTTTAGTTGGTTTAAAATCAGAGGTTATTCATGGTGATTCTAAACGATTATTAAGTGATGTTGGCCGTCAAAATTCGCAGTCAAACCATGCCTGGAACACAGTTCAAATAGATAGAAAGTGGATTCTGGTTGATGTAACCTGGGGACAAGGATATTATGACGGTAATAAAAAAATGATGGTAAATTATTTTAATTCCGTTTACTTTGATACAGATCCCAAGTACTTTTTTGCAAAGCATTTTCCCGATTCCGGAGTTTATTTAAATGAGAAATTAAGCAAGGACGATTTCTTAAACGGACCTTTGATTTTTGATGCAACAATTGAAGGAGATTACGATATTTTGAGTCCTAATTCAGGAATAATCGAAGCAAATGATGGAGATAAAATTACTTTTAGAATTAAAAATATTTCAAAAGCCGATACATTTTTTTATTTAAAAAGAGGCCAGCCTGCTAAAGTCGAAAATCCAAAAGAAGTTAGAGGATCATTAGAATTTCAGATTACTTATGATAAAAAAATGGGAGACTATATAACTTTCTTTTTATATCAAAATAGTATAGCTTCTTTTAAAATAGTGCCAAAATAG